The Phacochoerus africanus isolate WHEZ1 chromosome 3, ROS_Pafr_v1, whole genome shotgun sequence genome window below encodes:
- the C3H20orf202 gene encoding uncharacterized protein C20orf202 homolog, with product MKTAEEPTSSLGQILEWLRKELAEMQVQDQRLLLTLRHLHSILEELRAESAHWEDARSSGGTSPIRARADSEGRGRQPFSSRGLAHLLQGVDSRRSSLP from the exons ATGAAAACAGCAGAAGAGCCAACCTCGAGTCTTGGGCAGATCTTGGAGTGGCTGAGAAAAGAGCTG GCTGAGATGCAGGTCCAAGACCAGAGACTCCTGCTCACGCTGAGGCATCTTCACAGCATCCTGGAGGAGCTGCGTGCAGAGAGCGCCCACTGGGAGGATGCCAGGTCCAGTGGTGGGACCTCCCCCATCAGAGCTCGAGCAGACTCTGAAGGCAGAGGCCGCCAGCCCTTCTCCTCCAGGGGCCTGGCCCATCTCCTCCAAGGGGTAGACAGCAGACGAAGCTCCCTCCCTTAA